In Lacerta agilis isolate rLacAgi1 chromosome 1, rLacAgi1.pri, whole genome shotgun sequence, the following proteins share a genomic window:
- the IDH1 gene encoding isocitrate dehydrogenase [NADP] cytoplasmic, translated as MSKKIHGGSVVEMQGDEMTRVIWEQIKEKLIFPYVDLDLHSYDLGIENRDATDDKVTVEAAEAIKKYNVGIKCATITPDEKRVEEFKLKQMWKSPNGTIRNILGGTVFREAIICKNIPRLVSGWVKPIIIGRHAFGDQYRATDFVVPGPGKVEMTYTPKNGGKPITYLVHNFENGGGVAMGMFNLDQSIADFAHSSFQMALSKAWPLYLSTKNTILKQYDGRFKDIFQEIYEKEYKSQFEAKNIWYEHRLIDDMVAQALKSEGGFIWACKNYDGDVQSDSIAQGYGSLGMMTSVLICPDGKTVEAEAAHGTVTRHYRLFQKGQETSTNPIASIFAWSRGLAHRAKLDNNTDLKNFASALEDVCIETIEAGFMTKDLSACIKGLPNVKRSDYLNTFDFMDKLAENLKAKVSSQPKL; from the exons ATGTCTAAAAAAATCCATGGCGGATCTGTTGTGGAGATGCAAGGAGACGAAATGACCCGTGTGATCTGGGAGCAGATTAAGGAAAAGCTGATCTTTCCCTACGTGGATCTAGATCTCCACAG CTATGATCTGGGCATAGAGAACCGCGACGCAACCGATGACAAGGTCACtgtggaagctgcagaagctatCAAGAAATACAACGTAGGAATCAAGTGCGCTACTATCACTCCGGATGAGAAGAGGGTAGAGGAGTTCAAGCTGAAGCAGATGTGGAAATCTCCAAATGGAACGATCCGAAACATTCTTGGGGGCACAGTCTTCAGGGAAGCCATTATCTGTAAAAACATCCCCCGACTTGTATCTGGCTGGGTGAAGCCCATCATCATTGGCCGTCATGCTTTTGGAGACCAA TACAGAGCCACAGACTTTGTCGTTCCTGGCCCTGGAAAGGTAGAGATGACCTACACACCGAAGAATGGAGGCAAACCCATAACTTATTTGGTCCATAACTTTGAAA ATGGTGGAGGTGTGGCTATGGGAATGTTCAACCTTGACCAGTCCATTGCGGACTTTGCCCACAGTTCTTTCCAGATGGCGCTGTCTAAAGCATGGCCTTTGTACCTGAGCACCAAAAACACCATTTTGAAGCAATATGATGGGCGTTTTAAGGACATCTTTCAGGAGATCTATGAGAA gGAGTACAAGTCACAGTTtgaggccaaaaacatatggtaTGAGCACCGGCTGATTGATGACATGGTGGCCCAAGCGCTAAAATCTGAGGGAGGATTCATCTGGGCCTGCAAGAACTATGATGGGGATGTGCAGTCTGACTCGATTGCCCAAG GTTACGGCTCCTTGGGGATGATGACAAGCGTCCTGATATGCCCAGATGGCAAAACTGTTGAAGCTGAAGCTGCTCACGGCACAGTCACCCGTCACTATCGCTTGTTCCAGAAAGGTCAAGAAACCTCTACTAACCCCATCG CATCCATATTTGCCTGGAGTAGAGGTCTTGCTCACAGAGCAAAGTTGGATAACAACACAGaccttaagaactttgcttctgcCTTGGAGGATGTTTGCATAGAGACCATTGAAGCTGGCTTCATGACAAAAGATCTGTCTGCTTGTATCAAAGGGTTACCCAA TGTGAAGCGCTCCGACTACTTGAACACATTTGACTTCATGGATAAACTTGCTGAAAATCTAAAGGCAAAGGTCTCTTCCCAGCCAAAACTTTAA